A genome region from Clostridium pasteurianum includes the following:
- a CDS encoding glycosyltransferase family 4 protein, which produces MKDNKINILFLSWRDIKCPKSGGAEVFTHEMLKRLNFDKYNITHFSPIFEGAKSEEIIDNISYIRRGNILSVIREAKKYYKLNEKTIDFVVDQCNTHKFFTPLWVPKEKRIFFIHQLTREIWYENAKFPISFLGYLSETPTLKLYKNDYTITVSASTKNDLIDIGFNKDKVHIFPEGLNFKPWNSEKFIEKDNSDIFGYVGRFVNYKGIDAAVKAYSIIKKKHTQSKLWIIGKKNDVYIEEKLVPVFKENNISYGDRDENRDVTFFGFVTDKEKLTLMSKMKALLFPSSREGFGLTVIEAGAVGTPTIVYNSKGLVDAVDQGKAGYICKENTPKDLCSIMSRVIEDKTEYNLVREKAYDFSLKFNWDNTSICFDKFINYIK; this is translated from the coding sequence GTGAAAGATAATAAAATTAACATACTGTTTTTATCATGGAGGGATATAAAATGTCCGAAAAGTGGTGGAGCTGAAGTATTTACTCATGAAATGCTTAAAAGGCTTAACTTTGACAAATATAACATAACACATTTTTCTCCAATATTTGAAGGCGCAAAGAGTGAGGAAATAATAGATAATATAAGCTATATAAGGCGTGGAAACATTTTATCTGTGATAAGAGAGGCAAAAAAGTATTATAAATTAAATGAAAAAACAATTGACTTTGTGGTGGATCAGTGTAATACTCATAAATTTTTCACTCCACTGTGGGTTCCTAAAGAAAAAAGAATATTTTTTATACATCAATTAACAAGAGAAATATGGTATGAGAATGCTAAATTTCCTATTAGTTTTTTGGGATATTTGTCGGAGACTCCCACACTGAAATTATATAAAAATGACTATACTATTACGGTATCGGCATCAACTAAAAATGACTTAATAGACATAGGGTTTAATAAAGATAAGGTACATATTTTTCCAGAGGGACTCAACTTTAAGCCTTGGAACAGTGAAAAATTTATTGAAAAAGATAACTCAGATATTTTTGGATATGTAGGTCGTTTTGTGAATTATAAAGGCATAGATGCGGCGGTTAAAGCTTATTCAATTATAAAAAAGAAACATACACAGAGTAAGCTTTGGATTATTGGCAAGAAAAATGATGTCTATATTGAAGAAAAGTTAGTGCCTGTATTTAAAGAAAATAATATATCTTATGGCGACAGAGATGAAAATAGAGATGTTACTTTTTTTGGTTTTGTAACTGATAAAGAAAAACTTACTTTGATGAGTAAGATGAAAGCACTTTTGTTTCCGTCATCACGTGAAGGTTTTGGATTAACAGTAATAGAAGCTGGAGCTGTAGGTACACCAACTATAGTGTACAATTCTAAAGGATTAGTTGATGCAGTAGACCAAGGAAAGGCAGGATATATTTGCAAAGAAAATACACCAAAGGATTTGTGTTCAATCATGAGCAGGGTTATAGAGGATAAAACTGAGTATAACTTAGTAAGGGAGAAAGCTTATGATTTTTCACTCAAATTTAATTGGGATAATACATCAATATGTTTTGATAAATTCATAAACTATATAAAATAA
- a CDS encoding glycosyltransferase produces MNNKILIVTDGKRNIKYNDILTFYDNDIFNLDKLNFIKEFVYSMVIIDASDPIKCADAGNIIRLSNMWIPILIVVDVKTSLKTELYYLNSIKGLGQIKLLRWKEKYPYEIVDGVQNILKPMYYIKPYNIAVVIPVYNEESRISYVYDFISKIKIMIEKGFTNASIFFLNDGSTDETDGLVNKILKHYKENVEWIDDKASISYYKLDYNTKKAGTYIQALSYIRADTIIFVDSDDSFKIEDISLMLNIIKLGYYDMVIGTKDKTAEDRNIIRRIISFLKRHITKPLLPNKVDDSQTGLKVMSWNCAKYILPYLHWDMQLAIDLEMLYIAKKLNFRVFQLAVKCIDREGSHVNIVKDSFKFVKNIFKIKKFHGNMNSY; encoded by the coding sequence TTGAATAATAAAATACTTATAGTAACTGATGGAAAGAGAAATATAAAGTATAATGATATACTTACTTTTTATGATAATGATATATTTAATTTGGACAAGCTTAATTTTATAAAAGAGTTCGTATATTCTATGGTTATAATAGATGCTAGTGATCCTATAAAGTGTGCTGATGCTGGGAACATTATAAGGCTATCAAACATGTGGATTCCAATACTTATTGTTGTAGATGTTAAAACGTCTTTAAAAACAGAATTATATTATTTAAACAGTATAAAGGGACTTGGTCAAATAAAGCTTCTTAGATGGAAGGAAAAATATCCATATGAAATTGTAGATGGTGTTCAAAATATTTTAAAGCCAATGTATTATATAAAACCATACAATATAGCTGTAGTTATTCCAGTATATAATGAAGAATCTAGAATTAGTTATGTATATGATTTTATAAGTAAAATAAAGATTATGATAGAAAAAGGTTTTACTAATGCTAGTATCTTTTTTTTAAATGATGGAAGTACAGATGAAACTGATGGATTAGTCAATAAAATTTTAAAACATTATAAGGAAAATGTAGAGTGGATAGATGATAAGGCAAGTATATCGTATTATAAGTTAGACTATAACACTAAAAAAGCAGGTACATATATACAGGCACTTAGCTATATACGTGCAGATACTATAATTTTTGTAGACTCTGACGATTCATTTAAGATTGAAGATATATCTCTTATGCTAAATATAATTAAATTAGGATATTACGATATGGTTATTGGAACTAAAGATAAAACGGCAGAGGATAGAAATATTATAAGGAGAATTATAAGTTTCCTAAAGAGGCATATTACTAAGCCCTTGCTTCCTAATAAAGTAGATGATTCTCAGACAGGGTTAAAGGTAATGAGCTGGAATTGTGCTAAATATATACTGCCATATTTACATTGGGATATGCAGCTTGCTATAGATCTTGAGATGCTGTACATTGCAAAAAAGCTTAATTTTAGAGTATTTCAACTTGCTGTGAAGTGTATAGATAGGGAAGGCTCTCATGTGAATATAGTAAAGGACTCTTTTAAATTTGTTAAAAATATTTTTAAAATAAAGAAATTTCATGGGAATATGAATTCATATTAA
- a CDS encoding glycosyltransferase family 2 protein, translating into MDEIVSIVFSTYNNKESALKCIESCLKQKYDKLYVIAADDGSEDGSKEAFSKIANKEDRFKFISLEHKERGAAREKAIALARKLNSKYIYIIDSDMFLEDELVEKCIDFFHKNKKVGALIIPEVAFSNYKNFYSKVKVFERNTINNSGGNIGKNSIEAARFWRIDAYDLSGRINPNQISFEETQPTIRYMEKGGMIKRAVFTKVYHDEKFVTLGNLLKKKKYYFSVMDKTIQSEKNGFMKTLKRWYFFRPVLYRKSNLKRYMKHPILTLGIINMYIILTIIGVIQIIKHKK; encoded by the coding sequence TTGGATGAAATAGTATCAATAGTTTTCTCAACTTATAATAATAAGGAAAGTGCATTAAAGTGCATTGAAAGTTGTTTGAAACAAAAATATGATAAGCTTTATGTAATAGCAGCAGATGATGGTTCAGAGGATGGTTCTAAGGAGGCATTTTCTAAAATTGCAAATAAGGAAGATAGATTTAAATTTATATCACTTGAACATAAAGAACGTGGTGCAGCTAGAGAAAAAGCAATAGCATTAGCAAGAAAATTAAATAGTAAATATATATACATAATAGATTCGGATATGTTTTTAGAGGACGAGCTCGTAGAAAAATGTATTGATTTTTTTCATAAAAATAAAAAGGTAGGAGCACTTATAATACCTGAAGTAGCCTTTTCAAACTATAAAAATTTTTATTCTAAGGTTAAGGTTTTCGAGAGAAATACAATAAATAATTCAGGAGGTAATATAGGTAAAAACTCTATAGAAGCAGCACGATTTTGGAGAATAGATGCTTATGATCTATCTGGGAGAATAAACCCCAATCAAATCTCTTTTGAAGAAACGCAGCCTACTATAAGATATATGGAAAAGGGCGGAATGATAAAGAGGGCTGTATTTACAAAAGTTTACCACGATGAAAAGTTTGTTACATTGGGAAATTTATTAAAAAAGAAAAAGTACTATTTTTCTGTAATGGACAAGACAATTCAGTCTGAAAAGAATGGCTTTATGAAAACTCTTAAACGATGGTATTTTTTTAGACCAGTGCTTTATAGAAAAAGTAACCTTAAAAGATATATGAAGCATCCCATTTTAACTTTAGGCATAATAAACATGTATATTATCTTAACAATTATAGGAGTAATTCAAATTATAAAGCATAAAAAGTGA
- a CDS encoding oligosaccharide flippase family protein — translation MNIQSISNQLGKQKKLQEIIFPIFDVSLNGVNYFFHIFVSWYLIPDDYGKLNSLLSLISILTVIGVSFQTYTAKYISSNKDSKSNLKGIFKSSTVCFFIFTAFILLFSPVLIRTTKSDFISIVIIILILGSNIFLSVIRGIFQGTKNFFILNISFYIEVLFKILALFLLLRNKSNIYSVLLAILFGMIFSLIHGVYKARRFLNLKQEVSEIKGIAVQVTNIYIANFFFNFFTSIDMIMVNYYLPRSSGIFAVVLKYNQLLTFASSSIFTVFIPLLTEKLYDRKKFNKCIKNLFLIMVGVSIFTLIFYKFVMPYTVTIFFGKQYAHAKDYFFIGIISYIFLSFIFIIINIYIIIEKWIHFIVLFIASIAFMIIIALHHENITSIFYIEIIFYAVLFFILLMSVIHVLKPKKVEGGKE, via the coding sequence TTGAATATTCAGAGTATCTCAAATCAGCTAGGTAAACAAAAAAAACTTCAAGAAATAATATTCCCTATATTTGATGTTAGCTTAAATGGAGTGAATTATTTTTTTCACATATTTGTAAGCTGGTACTTGATTCCGGATGATTATGGAAAGCTTAATTCACTTCTATCACTAATTTCAATTCTTACAGTCATAGGAGTTTCTTTTCAAACATATACAGCAAAATATATATCCAGTAATAAGGATTCAAAATCTAATTTAAAAGGTATATTTAAAAGTTCAACAGTATGTTTCTTTATTTTTACGGCTTTTATACTTCTTTTTTCTCCAGTACTGATTAGAACTACAAAAAGCGATTTTATAAGTATTGTCATTATAATTTTAATACTTGGTTCAAATATATTTTTAAGTGTTATAAGAGGAATTTTTCAGGGAACAAAAAACTTTTTTATTCTTAACATAAGTTTCTACATAGAAGTACTTTTTAAAATTTTAGCATTGTTTTTATTATTACGGAATAAGAGCAATATATATTCAGTGCTTTTGGCTATATTGTTTGGTATGATTTTTTCACTAATTCATGGTGTATATAAAGCTAGAAGGTTTTTAAATCTGAAACAAGAGGTAAGTGAGATTAAGGGAATTGCAGTACAAGTTACGAATATTTACATAGCAAATTTCTTTTTTAATTTTTTTACTTCTATTGATATGATAATGGTTAATTATTATTTACCTAGAAGTTCAGGTATATTTGCAGTTGTTTTAAAATATAATCAGCTTTTGACATTTGCATCCTCCAGTATATTTACTGTATTTATTCCTTTGCTTACTGAAAAACTTTATGATAGGAAAAAGTTCAATAAGTGTATTAAAAATTTGTTTCTCATAATGGTAGGAGTAAGCATTTTTACACTTATATTTTATAAATTTGTAATGCCGTATACGGTGACAATTTTCTTTGGAAAACAGTATGCACATGCAAAAGATTATTTCTTTATTGGAATAATTTCATATATTTTCTTGAGCTTTATTTTTATAATAATCAATATTTATATAATAATTGAGAAGTGGATACATTTTATAGTTCTTTTCATAGCTTCTATTGCTTTTATGATTATTATAGCTTTACATCATGAAAATATAACATCCATTTTTTATATTGAAATTATTTTCTACGCAGTGCTATTTTTCATACTTTTAATGAGTGTTATACATGTCTTAAAGCCTAAAAAAGTAGAAGGAGGAAAAGAGTAG
- a CDS encoding response regulator, producing the protein MYKNSILFVDDVKFILKTLDGLLKNEKFNKFYASSAQEALEILEDDDIDVIVTDILMPVTNGLQLLQIVKNKYPKVVRVALSGNYNSSFIIDAINKGEVYRYLTKPLNLQGNYKKILKETIEYSEYLKSAR; encoded by the coding sequence ATGTACAAAAATTCAATATTATTTGTTGATGATGTAAAATTTATCTTAAAAACTCTTGATGGTCTTTTAAAAAATGAAAAATTCAATAAATTTTATGCGTCAAGTGCGCAGGAAGCTTTAGAAATACTTGAGGACGATGATATTGATGTAATAGTAACAGATATACTTATGCCTGTAACAAATGGCCTACAGCTGCTGCAAATTGTTAAAAATAAATACCCTAAAGTAGTAAGAGTTGCATTATCGGGAAATTATAATTCTTCATTTATAATAGATGCTATAAATAAGGGAGAAGTTTATAGGTACCTAACAAAGCCATTAAATTTACAGGGAAATTATAAAAAAATACTAAAGGAAACTATTGAATATTCAGAGTATCTCAAATCAGCTAGGTAA